The stretch of DNA TTGAAACTAGAATAGTCAATTAGACAAGTAGTGTAGGTACGGGTTGAATcaattcatgtttaaaaattttaagttatttcgAGTTTGTGTACTGTTTTTGTTAAATatctaaattttattaaacaaaaaatGTTACATTATAGTTTAAAGGACTAAAAAGAATAAATCCAAGAAAGTACAAACAGTCACAAACCCTAACACAACCCAAGGAGAACCCAAAGCTCACAAAGAACCCTAGTTCATAGGAGCAAACCAACAAAACTTAATGAGTCGTCATCACCATCGACCGTATGCACACCTTTGGCCTGGGAGATCATTCCACAGCAAACAAAGCATCTAAACCACCATGAACAAACTGAAGGAAAGACGAGATTTAGGGTCAAACCATCTAACTTGGCTTCAACCACAGAATCAACAGATTTGGGGCGTTGACTCCATGCCATTCCATTCCGACCAACGACTCAAAGGGTAGCGAGGAAACCTCGAGAAAAGACTGAAGCAAAAGCAAGACCACCAAAACTTGATGCAAAATGAGTCGCCCAGACTAAGAAAAACATCAGCCGTATCTCGGGTTCAAGTTTCTTTGTTTAGTTAAAACATAAATCTGACTGCCATCTAGTGCACAACAATCATCATTTATTAccgtatataatatatatgtatatatataacataattttctTCTTTGTAATTGCTTTGGATGATATCATATCCCAATCCTTTGGTGCACCAAACACACCTAAAATGAACATGACACATCAGCTAAAACCCAAGATACCAACACTTCCTTGAACAACATGATAGCTTGTACAATACAAACCTTAAACCCATGTCCTGTTTCCcctttaaaagtttttttttttttttttgcatctaCAAAATACTTTTGAACCATCAAACATGAAAATCATATGTATAAATGACTTAGTAAATCTAtactgttttttatttatttatttatcattcctTGAGTATATTATAAAACAATAGTTTTTACAGTTCACAACATGACATAATAACTTTTGTTCCAAAAATAgaaccagcatttttctttacACTTTGAATTAAATACAAAGAGATGGTTCCTTGCTCAAACCtggcatgtttttttttttatgactGCTTCTTTTTAAGTAGTCACACACACCATCTCTTTAGGGTTATTTAACCCTTTGGGAAGAAAAAACATCTTATGTTTTTATGTCGTAAGATGTCCGGCCTGTGAAATTTCCGGCTTTGCCCCCTGGGGAAGTTGATCTTCCATCTCATTCGCGCAATGAACGTTGCTTGCCTGAAGGAGATGGAAAATGTTTGGAACTTTTTTGCAGGGGCTTCTACCGTGTTTTTGCCTTATCAAAGTCCGGATACGAGTATCACCTATAATGGTCTTTTTGATGTCTCGGGATGTTGGATGGCGTGACATGAAACGAATTCAATTCAATCATAAATGGAGATGAAAGGTCAAGAATCCTAAGAATGCCAATAACCAGAGTTGCTTGGGGAGAACACTTGTTGCTATAGCTGCAAATGCTCACAACAATTACATAAAAACAATCAAAGCAATTagctataaatttaaaaaaacatgatGAATATTCGAAACAAATGCTTATTCAGAATTGTAAAATTCACTTAGCATATGTTCTTACATGATGGAGATTGCGCAGGTGGTGCAGAAACTGGACCTTTCATACCGTTCATACCCTGGTCTGGACGAGAGCCGTAAGACACTGAAGGTAAAGGTGGTAGATTTGGGGACAACTTTGATCGAGGACTCATTACAGGTTGGTGGTTAGAAGTTTGGCTAGGGTGAGGTCTTGGTAAATAACAAGGAGGAGGGGGGTGGGTTGCTGCACTAGACGGTGCAGGAGAAACCAAAGGAGGAAAAGTAGGGTAGGAACCACTCCCCGGATCTGGTGAACGCAAAGGACTATGACTGGAAGGAGCAGGAGATTTGCAGTTGGGACAAGGCAGAAGATGATGTTCCTCGGGTGATGGTGCTGGAGAGTGAGCCGGTGAAGATATAGGACTGGGGGCTATCAACAGCCCTGGAGATGGAGCTGGTGAAGGAGTGGGAGGAGGAGTAGGAAGTGTACCATTCAGATAAGACGATAAGCTAATGCTTTTAACTCTACCGAAAACCGAATTATTAAGACCAAGATTCTTCGCAGGAGAGCCGGTGATGGTTTGAGCCAACTGCTTTAATCTCTGAGGCAAAAGGCTACTGAAACCATTCGACATAATAGAAGCTTGAACTATGACCGGAGAGGACATCGTGGATCCATTTATGTTTGTTATTTGCACAAACAAATTCTgcaattaacaaataaaaactattaaaaacaagTAATATCGAAAAAATGGGACTCAAATAGATTCTCTTCTCTTCCCTGAAACCCTGATTTCGGTTCCACCATATCTTAAGGCTACCATAGATCAACCTGGAAACGAACCAATAGTGAAAGTGAATAAGTGAACATTGCTCGAAAGTTGGAATTGATGTCATACCTCATAAGACCTCAAATGCAATCCATATTGTAGCTGATCCATTAACTCCATGAATTTGTCATCTATTTCAGATATCGAATTATACAAAGTAAAATTGAATAGAATCTGGGTTTTTTGAAAGATCGAAGCGGATTGTAAGGGGGTTATTGTGATCCCCCCAGGAAACTTTAAAATCTCAAACTTAGAAGGCTGTCCAAAAACGGAGGTTGTCAAAGTCAGATTGGAGTGTTGGAGGAACAGCTCGATTAAAGACTCTCTCAGCACGCTTAGGGATATTTGGTTTATCAGTCTATTTACGGGATCGGGAAGAACACCAAACACTACATACGTCGAGTTAGGCACACTGGACTGGTGCATGGATAAGATAGCCACCTGTTGAAAATGAGTAGCTTTTAGATCGACTTCTCACATAATACGACGGTAAATTATATGTAAAACAATGGCAGAAGTTTGTCCTAAAAACCTTAGTATCCGGAACACCTATTTCTTCATATATATCATACTCCAACTTTTGAATGTGCTGAACAAGCTCGGACACTGGTTTCTCGAGCGTAAAGTATGCATGAACCGGAGCTGCAAAAAGATTAAATGATGATATAAGCAACAAACAAGGAAAACTTATTGAAATACAACCAATGGAAAAGGTCTTATTTCGATATGCATATAGACCAAAGCCGAAAAGATCGAGTTTAATAGCACATTTTGAGAAAGTAAACATATCAAGGAAGACCATAGAGTTTGATAGTGAATCGGATACTTACAAAGTGGTACATGATGTTGCAAAATATCACCATTTTTCTTTGTGATCAACAACTTGCTTATCAATTTAAGCTAtggaaaaacaataaaaaaaacatagcCCTTGTCTCATAAATTTGGCATTGAAATTTCAAACAAACCATTAATGGTTTGCTCCCTATTgctaaaatgagaaaatgatcTAAATATAGCAAAATATTTACTTCTAATGATACTTTTTTAATTGGAACcataaatttaaacattaaataaaattgcaataaaatagaaatatataGTTCCTATTTGGGAATAAAAGATGAACTTGCCTTAATAAAAGAAAGTGAAATAAATGCATGTCCATACTTACTCAAAAGAAATCATTAGAAATCTATGAAGAACACCAAAATTCCAGATTTCAAAGTACAGATCTTGAAATACCCATTGGCTTTCAACACTTGAGGATccaaattaaacaacaaaaatgcagtgaaaatttaaaaataaaaaatacccaTTTGGTggaaacaacaaaaaaagaaaacctaatcaaacaaagaaattggtaccaaactttaaaaaaaataaaaataaaaataaaattgaacttcAATAAGGTAAAATGGCTTACCACTGAGCTTAATAGCTTGTTTAGCATCAAACCCAGATTTTATAGAACGAAAAGGGAAGATCCAAAAGATCCCAGGCAATAACACTGATAAACTGAGGAACAAAATGAAAACACATCTGAAATTGAACTCATTTGTAAAGCTTGAAAAAACCATCCAAAATCTCCCATAAAAGAAGAATCCTTGATGATACCCTTCATTGTTCCTTGATTCAATACTTTGTTGTTCCCTTTGTTGTAGATTTGGGTCTTCATTTTTCCCCATTGAAAGAGCATCTggaaccaaaacaaaaaaaaaacaaaagaatggGTCCTTTTCTTCTATCTTTCACTCTCTAGAAAACTCACTTTTAACACCATTGCCACCAAGAacagaacccttattaacaatgGGTGTGTGGATTGTAACACAAGTGTTAATGGTAGGCATATGCCATCCCTctcgctctctctctctctctcaattaACTACTGAAATTTGACAACaccctttctctttctttctctaaACACTCACTTTTTGCTCtacttatttaattatatatatacataggtGTTATTTGAAATTGATTTTTGAACAGTTTCAAGCAAATGGGATTAATGGGATGTTTAGATTTAAtctaattgttttttaattagtgaatttgacAGTGTTTTGCACTCTTTTTCAAGTCCATTTTAAATGACTTTATGGGCTACCGAACGTTGAGGAGAAGCAAAgggtaaaggaaaagaaaaggcaaaGTGAGTGACTTAGGCCATTTTGAGATAATGTAAATTATTGgggaaaaaaaattatctttttctaAAGAGTTCACAAATACAATTAGAAACGAAGGGTAAAAATACGATAAAGAGTCAGTTGTATTTTACCTCTATTagtattactttaaaaaatagataaatttaatctttatatgttAAATCGAAGAGTAAATTgatattctattaaaattttaactatttttactattaaaaaattaGTTCATGTACATTAGCATGAGATACACGTGGTACACTATAGGTTActgtttgattattttgttaaccACGCTAGTTTTTAATAGATCAAATAGATgaactttttaatagaaaaagATCGATTTACTCTTTGATTAAGCACAGTTAGAATCAAACTAGACCAATTAGATCACAATTCAATCGAGATATAGAACAAATAAGTTGAGTTTGTCTTTAAGTAAACTATTCGAAATCAATTGAACCGACGCTTTAATCGATTTAACTATTCAAAACATCtcttcaactcataaataggaggataatgtgtttcagTGCACTCGAACTCACGTCTTTCTGTATTAACAACAATATCCATGCTAATCGAGCTAATTTTTAATCGGTATTTTCTAATAGTATTTATCTATTAGGGgatagtttttaataataaatgttatatttatctAATTTGATGAAGTTTTACTAtaatcatatataattttttttgtattttactattaaattagTTTCTTGAaacaaaactcaataaattttttaataataatagaaattaataaaaaaactatattaaatgcaatatttaaattaaattaagtgatgaaATTTATGAGGAATCTATTAAAAGCTAAAGAtaaggttcttttttttttcttttaaatattttattttgatatactttttatataaaattattttgatatactTATAGTTTATCTCATCTCATCcaaaattccttaaattattaatataaaattaaatttaaaaaatttagagaaataggTCTTTTTTTAGGGAGTGTGAAAGTGTTTCCAATTAAGAGTGTTTTCTGAATAGTAAGTAGAAAAGCACGCGCAGTTGAACTTTCCTGCTGACATGTCAAGAAAAGTGTGTCCAACTAAACTTGATTTCTTTGTAATTATTAGAATTCGCATTCACTGACGCGATTTCACGCTCTTTctctaaaagtaacatatttctttaaattttaaaaaaaaatttgatctaTTTTActgattaatatttttttcaatatatttgaCTAATTTAGCCTAACTTCAAAAtgaaaatacatattttataccaataaaattgaaacttaaaaaataaaaactattttttatgtaatttgggaTTCACTCAAGGGGTAGGTAAGGGAAAGAAAAGTTTGACCAGTATGGGCCATACACGTGGACCAATAATAAGTGAAAGATCTGCTTTTTTAACATCAAATTTTAATGTCTACTTTAATAAccaattgaatttaaaatattaaaaaatgattacattgaaaaaaaaaaaaagaacacaagagaaaAGGACATTACAGTTTGGTCTGACTTTATTTTAGACGAGACAAAGAGCCGGTTTTGTTTGATAGACCTACATTTGACCCTTTGTTCCACAAGACACAAATTGCTTATCCATTTAagatataaattttcatatatttatatataaaaaaataaatagtaaaatttctaaATCGTTTGTggagttaaaaattttcatagtAGTGAAAAGAGAAAGGATAAACTATCTAGTTAGTCAACCAACTTTTAAGGcgtttttattttagttactcaACCATTAAATCTCTAACGACAGTTAACTGTATACGCCGCATCATGTTctcactttcattttggtcacctaaaaaattattatttttaaagtattgattGGGGTAAGAAAAATAACAATTAAAGTGAAAAACGATAGAAACGAAAATAATGtatcaaaaaaattatcaaattgtatTTGTTTATCACATTgtcgaaaattttatttttttttcaatattgaaaatttaaatttcaaaacataaaaaaacttaaatcaattgttgaaattttttttatctcttgaTAATATTAATCGATTTATTActgtaatattgaaattaattagattaatctccttctaaattttaaaattttattttatttttcttaatatttttaatgaaatcaactcgatgactcatatttaataattatatgtaaaacttaaatttctttttattatataatctcaAGTCTTTCATACTaagctaaaagtaaagaaaaatcattgcaattaattaaattaattgtttgttcTTCGTTTGAGTAAAGGAGTAATGAAAAACTTCTGGATTTTGTTtgttatgaaatataaaattaattaattgtaaggATTTTTCTTTGCTATTAGCATAGTATGAAAGACTCGAgatcatataatcaaaagaaatttgagttttacgtattattaaacataatttatttgagttgattttaatttggaaacataaaattaaattttaagatttaaaaggagactaaattaatttaattaattttaatatcataGTAATAAATTGGTTGACACTATCAAAGGATAAAAGAGATTTTCAATaagttatttaattgattttgataaatttaaaatgccaatattgaaaaaaaaaactttcaacaaTTGGTAAACAAatacaatttgacaatttttaaagcattattttagttactatcatttttctcactttaattcttaatattttttacaccgatcaatattataaaaaaatgatattttttgagTGACTAAATTTAAAACGTGAACATGGTGTGATATGTACATGTTAACTACGGTTAGAAATTTGATAAGCATCTTAAAAGTTGAGTGACGAAACtacaaatatttcattttagATTAATGCACTCTAAAAGTTGGGTGATCAACCTTTCCGTGTTttggaattttaaatttttttttttaaattgctttcattgtcaatataattttataaaaattttaaaataaaaagaaaaaaaaacaagttgcCATCTTTTGCTTAAGGTCATCATCATCGCATAAACCAAAACTAGAAAAAAACTGTTAAGTTTAGTGACTAACATGGACAAAACAAATAATCAAAGTTTAAACTCGAGCATGAGAATTGAACTCATTTGTTAATTACGTAGACAAACTAGTCCATCAAATTTGAGCAATTCAATCTTTATTTCGAATCGAAACGAGCTCAAACTTGCAACAactaaaactcgaattaaaaccCTAGTTCTAAGCCAACCATTAAAGgtatttatagtaaaattataaacTAACCATTAAAGGCATTTTTAGTAGTACTTATAAACTCGGATCCAGCATTAACTTAAGTGTCAAGAAACTAAAACAATTCTCTTAGTATGGTAAATGTTAACAATACCCTCTGAATGGGGTATCAAAACTTTCCTCTGTAAAACatacatgaaaaagaaaaagaaaacaagtttCCGAATTTTCTTGTCTACCAATCAGCGAGTTTAGGACTTTAGATAAGCTTCTTCTTTTGGAAGTAACGCTTCAAGTACCAAATTTGTGAACCTGACACCACAATGCAAATACCCAAAGACATGATACTGAACCACGCGACTCTAGCGTTTGTGTTTTCACTCGTTGTCCTCATTTCTGCTTCTCTGTGGTCCGATAAGGATGGGATAAACAGAGGATGTTAGCTTACCTTAAAGAAAAGCCTAAAGTTTGAACAAGCcctaaaaagaaattattaatgaTTACCTGTCCCTCAGATAGAGTAAATTCTCGTGAATGGCCTCCACCGCTCCTTCAAGTTTCCTCAGCTCCAGCTCAACACCCTATATGTAAATAAGCAAAATGAAACACACAAAAGACGAAGCGTATAGAAACCAATTCGTTTATCTTTTTCACAAACCATATTATGTTAAGTGGAAACCATAAAAACTTATCAAATGAATTCCAAGGTCATTCAAAAAGTttggataaaaaatataaagttcCAAGCTTTTGACACCCATATGATCATTTACTCAGCCTACCTCACAAACTTTGCAAAGTAAAAGGATATTGATTCTTTTTGAGCAAAAGCAGATTGTTACACCTACGGGTTTATGAAAACTGGAAGTTCAGCAACAAAAGAAATCATCTTTATACCAGCAGCAGCAATAAAAATCCTTAAGCAGGCCAATCTCAAAAATCATTTGACATCAACATTTACTCTGCACTAGGAATAGGAGTAGTAACATCCATGGTTTTCTCTCTAAATCCAAACATGATTGATGGAGGAAAAAGGAAAtacctcaattttttcttttctggCCACTGACTCCCAGTCTTTAGCTGCAATACCAGTTTTCCATTCAATGTTGACACTAACTTCTCCGGCCCCACGAGTATGGCTGTCTGTCCAGAAACATGCTAAGTAATTGCCAGCCTCCTGAGTAGTGAATGCGaattgaccgtgtgtcacattcTCCTTGTGATGAAGATTGTTCCCATAAGGGGATGTCACCTATAGAATACAAATCAAGTGTTAGAAGCTTGCGACAAGTAAATTATGCTTCAATATAGGTCACCATTGGGGCTTTAGAGTTTCCTTTTCAGAGTCGCAAAacatattaaaaagataaaacaaCGAGACAACGGTAATCTAATGTCAGTTCAAAAACATGGTACAATATATCCTATGGGGTAAATCTGGGGATAAAGAGCAAATTTGAGAAAATTTAGGGATAATTTCAATGTTGGGTtccttacatttacaatttcaTCCTTAGATTTCCATTCTTCTAAAACCCTATGGTGATTCTACAAATATTAACTTAAGAGGGTTCAAGTCAACAGTTCTATCTAAATTCCATTGGATTTCATAAAGTCCTAATTCTTCAGTTTATACCTAAAAATATTACAGCTAAACGGTCGATAGTTTCCCCTAAAATAAAACACTTTCTGAATCTACATCGAAAACAGGCTATTTCGAGTTCAACAATAACAAATCTAACCATTGTAccttatttcatttaaattttcaaataacatcaaagttcaaaatttttcattaattttctccatttattcatcaaaataaagaaataaataaagcgAGTCAAAACCCTAACAATCTTGTCCTAACAGATCGAAAttagaaattaggaaaaaaaaaagcagaaGGGCAAAAACGGAAACGAACCTTGGCCGAAATGGTAGGGACGTGACCGTGATCGTCGGAAACAACGACGTAGTCAGACAAAACAACGACGTTGCTCTGGATTTCCTCCGAAACACACTTAGTGCCAGTCGGAGGAACGTTCAACCATATGGCGTCACCGACCGGAGCATTACTCAAAGCTAACATCAATACCACTA from Gossypium hirsutum isolate 1008001.06 chromosome D04, Gossypium_hirsutum_v2.1, whole genome shotgun sequence encodes:
- the LOC107898522 gene encoding leucine-rich repeat extensin-like protein 3 isoform X2 — protein: MLNKLLSSVLKLISKLLITKKNGDILQHHVPLSPVHAYFTLEKPVSELVQHIQKLEYDIYEEIGVPDTKVAILSMHQSSVPNSTYVVFGVLPDPVNRLINQISLSVLRESLIELFLQHSNLTLTTSVFGQPSKFEILKFPGGITITPLQSASIFQKTQILFNFTLYNSISEIDDKFMELMDQLQYGLHLRSYENLFVQITNINGSTMSSPVIVQASIMSNGFSSLLPQRLKQLAQTITGSPAKNLGLNNSVFGRVKSISLSSYLNGTLPTPPPTPSPAPSPGLLIAPSPISSPAHSPAPSPEEHHLLPCPNCKSPAPSSHSPLRSPDPGSGSYPTFPPLVSPAPSSAATHPPPPCYLPRPHPSQTSNHQPVMSPRSKLSPNLPPLPSVSYGSRPDQGMNGMKGPVSAPPAQSPSSIATSVLPKQLWLLAFLGFLTFHLHL
- the LOC107898522 gene encoding uncharacterized protein isoform X1 — translated: MGKNEDPNLQQREQQSIESRNNEGYHQGFFFYGRFWMVFSSFTNEFNFRCVFILFLSLSVLLPGIFWIFPFRSIKSGFDAKQAIKLSAPVHAYFTLEKPVSELVQHIQKLEYDIYEEIGVPDTKVAILSMHQSSVPNSTYVVFGVLPDPVNRLINQISLSVLRESLIELFLQHSNLTLTTSVFGQPSKFEILKFPGGITITPLQSASIFQKTQILFNFTLYNSISEIDDKFMELMDQLQYGLHLRSYENLFVQITNINGSTMSSPVIVQASIMSNGFSSLLPQRLKQLAQTITGSPAKNLGLNNSVFGRVKSISLSSYLNGTLPTPPPTPSPAPSPGLLIAPSPISSPAHSPAPSPEEHHLLPCPNCKSPAPSSHSPLRSPDPGSGSYPTFPPLVSPAPSSAATHPPPPCYLPRPHPSQTSNHQPVMSPRSKLSPNLPPLPSVSYGSRPDQGMNGMKGPVSAPPAQSPSSIATSVLPKQLWLLAFLGFLTFHLHL
- the LOC107898521 gene encoding transmembrane emp24 domain-containing protein p24delta3, which encodes MSGNAELRRLVMFQAVLLVVLMLALSNAPVGDAIWLNVPPTGTKCVSEEIQSNVVVLSDYVVVSDDHGHVPTISAKVTSPYGNNLHHKENVTHGQFAFTTQEAGNYLACFWTDSHTRGAGEVSVNIEWKTGIAAKDWESVARKEKIEGVELELRKLEGAVEAIHENLLYLRDREAEMRTTSENTNARVAWFSIMSLGICIVVSGSQIWYLKRYFQKKKLI